A genomic region of Metopolophium dirhodum isolate CAU chromosome 1, ASM1992520v1, whole genome shotgun sequence contains the following coding sequences:
- the LOC132953118 gene encoding uncharacterized protein LOC132953118 — MGIKVPTGKGGRLIVCHAGCARYGFIEGSKLVFRSNSGNTIDYHDQMNGEVFKQWFIQLLSNLEEPSVIVMDNVPYHSTLKESYPKSNWRKADVQQWLTGKNVEFHPLETLPELRQKVKNLMPREKKYELDEIALEKGHEVIRLPPYHCKYNPIELIWAQVKGEVAKKNNTFKMVDIERLTHEALDAVTVDDWKKCVRHAEEIQIEDNKKEIMRDTMIEPIILTILPDDSDWSDDDDQDDDEGNRE, encoded by the coding sequence ATGGGTATAAAGGTACCGACTGGTAAAGGAGGTCGACTTATTGTATGTCACGCAGGATGTGCTCGCTACGGGTTCATTGAAGGGTCGAAATTGGTATTTCGTAGTAACAGCGGAAATACAATCGATTACCACGACCAAATGAATGGTGAAGTGTTCAAACAGTGGTTTATTCAATTGTTGAGTAACCTTGAAGAGCCATCCGTTATCGTAATGGACAATGTGCCATACCATTCTACCCTCAAAGAATCATACCCAAAAAGTAATTGGAGAAAAGCCGACGTCCAACAATGGTTAACGGGTAAAAACGTTGAATTTCATCCATTAGAAACACTACCAGAACTTCGTCAAAAAGTTAAGAACCTAATGccacgagaaaaaaaatacgagctGGATGAAATCGCGTTGGAAAAGGGTCATGAGGTAATCCGTCTACCACCTTATCATTGTAAATATAACCCGATAGAGTTAATTTGGGCTCAGGTAAAGGGTGAAGtggcaaaaaaaaacaacacgttCAAAATGGTTGACATTGAACGTCTAACACATGAGGCATTAGATGCAGTGACTGTAGATGATTGGAAGAAATGCGTCCGACATGCGGAAGAAATTCAAATTGAAgacaacaaaaaagaaattatgcGGGACACCATGATTGAACCAATAATTCTTACCATACTTCCGGATGACAGTGACTGGAGTGACGACGACGATCAAGATGATGACGAAGGAAacagagaataa
- the LOC132953154 gene encoding uncharacterized protein LOC132953154: MIKVIQINLNHCWTAQQLLMQTISERGIDVTIISDYYKEIGDDQQWASSADSKCAIYIPTRSAASISDRGSGNGFAWTKVVRILYYSCYITPNCTLQEFDQFLVGLEASIRGQSGPEADLIVAGHFNSHSAEWGSTTADARGALLSDFASALGLDVCNEGLTPTYRRVNAALVIDVTFARPLQGRRHLVHDWSVLADQHTASDHDYIEFTVTQSGTPRPRTSTRSTQSHGWSVKKLSIEKIQEHWNQASLPHFHDNATAKEHAERLTGYLETACNAAMPHRTKFDNKKSVHWWSEEIAALRRSAIAARRRYQRAGRRAGMEGRGDAFEEYNNARKTLRLTIRRAQETSWRELCKSVDDDP; this comes from the coding sequence ATGATTAAGGTTATTCAAATCAACCTTAACCACTGCTGGACTGCCCAGCAGTTACTCATGCAAACCATCTCAGAGCGCGGCATCGATGTCACCATCATTAGCGACTACTACAAGGAAATTGGGGACGACCAACAATGGGCGTCTAGCGCAGACAGCAAATGTGCCATATACATCCCAACCAGATCAGCAGCGTCCATATCCGACCGCGGCTCCGGGAACGGCTTCGCCTGGACCAAAGTCGTAAGGATCCTGTACTACAGCTGCTACATTACTCCGAACTGTACGCTTCAAGAATTCGATCAGTTCCTTGTCGGACTTGAAGCCTCGATCCGCGGTCAATCCGGCCCAGAAGCGGACCTCATCGTGGCAGGGCACTTCAACAGTCACTCGGCCGAGTGGGGCTCCACCACTGCTGATGCGCGAGGAGCGCTACTCTCCGACTTCGCATCGGCGCTGGGCCTCGATGTGTGCAACGAGGGACTCACGCCCACCTACAGGAGAGTCAACGCCGCCTTGGTAATAGATGTGACCTTTGCACGTCCCCTGCAAGGGAGACGCCATCTGGTTCACGACTGGTCTGTCCTTGCCGATCAGCACACAGCAAGTGATCACGATTACATAGAATTCACTGTAACTCAATCGGGCACACCACGACCCCGCACTTCTACTCGCTCAACGCAGAGTCACGGCTGGTCAGTGAAGAAACTCTCGATAGAAAAGATCCAAGAACATTGGAATCAAGCCAGCCTCCCGCACTTCCACGACAATGCGACGGCAAAGGAACATGCGGAACGGCTCACCGGCTACCTGGAAACGGCCTGTAACGCAGCCATGCCCCACAGAACCAAATTTGACAACAAGAAGTCAGTGCACTGGTGGAGCGAAGAAATCGCTGCCCTGCGGAGAAGCGCCATAGCTGCCCGTAGGCGTTATCAGCGAGCAGGCCGAAGAGCGGGCATGGAGGGCAGAGGCGATGCCTTCGAGGAATACAACAACGCAAGGAAGACGTTGAGACTCACTATCCGTCGAGCACAAGAGACCAGCTGGCGAGAGTTGTGCAAGTCGGTCGACGACGATCCCTGA